The DNA window CCGGCCGGCCTGACCGTCGTCATCGTGCGCGAGGATCTGCTCGATCGTGCCCTGCCGATCACGCCATCGGTGTTCCACTGGAGGAAGCAGGCAGAAGCCGGATCAATGCTCAACACGCCGCCGACCTATGCGATCTACGTCGCCGGGCTCGTATTCGAGTGGCTGCTCGGCGAGGGCGGCCTCGCTGCGATCGAGCGCCGCAACATCGCCAAGGCGAATCTGCTTTACGACTACCTCGACCAGTCTGCCTTCTACCGTAATCCCGTGCGCAGGCAGGATCGCTCGCGCATGAACGTTCCCTTTCGTCTGCGCGACGAAGCGCTCGACGCCGCCTTTCTGGACGGCGCGAAGAAGGTCGGGCTGGTCGAACTCAAGGGACATCGCAGCGTCGGCGGCATGCGCGCATCGATCTACAACGCGATGCCGACGGCGGGTGTGCAGGCACTCATTGCCTACATGCGTGACTTCGAGGCGCGCCACGGCTGACGAGCACGACGATCATGAACAGATATCAGGTCCTCACGCTCAACCACATCTCCAGCCACGGCCTGCGCCGGTTGCCGGCCCCGCGCTATGCCGTGGGCAAGACCGCCGAACGGCCCGACGCCATCCTCGTGCGCTCGCACAGCATGCACGAGATGGCGATTCCGCCGAGTGTCCGGGCCATCGGACGCGCCGGTGCCGGTACCAACAACATCCCGGTGCCCGAGATGTCCAGGCGCGGTGTGCCGGTGTTCAACGCGCCGGGTGCGAACGCGAACGCGGTGAAGGAACTGGTACTCGCCGCTTTGCTGATGGCCGCGCGGAACGTCGTGCCGGCGCTTGGCTATGTCGGCGCCCTGGGCGACAGTGCGGATCTCGAAAAGCAGGTCGAGGACGGCAAGAAGCGCTTTGCCGGTGTGGAACTCGTTCACCGCTCACTGGGTATCGTCGGGCTCGGCGCCATCGGCGGTCTCGTTGCGGACACTGCGCTCAAGCTCGGCATGAAGGTTGTCGGCTTTGACCCGGACATCACGGTTGATGCAGCGTGGCGCCTGCCGTCCAGCGTGCGCAAGGCGGCGACCATCGAGGAACTGCTGCAGCAGTCCGACTTCGTCACCCTGCACGTTCCGCTGCTTCCCGCCACGCGCCACATGATCGATGAGAAGCGGCTCGCGGCAATGAAGCACGGTGCCACGCTCCTCAATTTCGCGCGCGATGCACTCGTCGACGAACACGCGGCCGTGGCCGCCCTTCGTGCCCATCGGCTCAAGTGTTACGTGACGGATTTCCCAGCCGCTGCACTGCTGCACGAGCCCGGCGTCGTGGCGCTGCCGCACCTGGGGGCCTCGACCGCCGAGGCCGAGGAAAACTGCGCGGTGATGGTGATCGACCAGGTGCGCGAGTATCTCGAGAACGGGACGATCCTCAACGCCGTGAACTTCCCCAATGTCGACATGGCGCGCGAGTCCCCCTACCGTGTCGCCATCGCCAATGCGAATGTCCCGAACATGCTCGGGCAGATCTCCACGGCGATGGCGAACGGCGGTCTCAACATTCACAACATGGTGAACAAGTCGCGCGGTGAGATGGCCTACACGCTGGTCGACGTCGACAGCCCGGTCCACGACGAACTCATTCGCGCGATCGCTGCCATCGACGGGGTGCTGTCGGTGCGCGCGATTCCTGCCGAGGACGCTGGCTAATCGCGCCTCAAAGGCGTGCCGTCACGATCGCCGCGACTTCGGCATCGGTCAGCACGATCGGGTTCGTCTTCATGCTTGACCCGCGGCTAGCCGCGACGATCCTCGGCACATCGTCCGCGTGGACCCCATAGTGCGACAGGCGTGGCAGGTCGAGCGCACGCTGCCAGCGCTCGAGAACCGCGACCAGCTCAACGCGCGCCGCGTCATCGTCCAGTTCCGCCGTTGCGGCGAGGCAGCGCCCGATCTCGGCGTACTTCGATAGCGCAGCGCTGTCGGGATCACGCCCGAGGAGCGCCGTGATGTTGACATGTGTCGCGGCCGAGACCGTCGTTCCGCAGGCAACCCCGTGCGGAATCGGGAAGAACGCGCCCAGCGGCGCAGCGAGGCCGTGCACCGAGCCGAGTCCGGTCTGCGCGAGGCAGATGCCGGAGAGGAGCGATGCATATGCCATCCGCTCGCGTGCCCGCGCGGCCTGCGCTCCGCCCTCGAACCACTCGATGAGACCGTCCTTCACCGCAGCGATGCCGGAACGCGCAAGCGCATCGGTGAAGGGGTTGGCCCGCAGGGACACGAACGATTCGAGCAGTTGCGTGAAGGCGTCCATGCCGTCCGCCGCGATCAAGGCCGGCGGACATCCCGCCAGGAGATCCGGATCGACGATCGCCCATTCCGCGACCAGTCGCTCGTCGCGGAAGGATTTCTTGAATCCGGTCGCGCCGTGCACCGACAGCACGGCGTTCTTGGTCGCCTCCGACCCGGTCCCGGCCGTGGTAGGCACCGCGATGAAAGGCGTGGCGGGGCCCCGATACGGCAGCTCCGGCCCGACACCTTCGAGGTGATCCATCACCGAATTGCCCGGCCGGAGCAGACCGGCAATTGCCTTGGCCGCATCGAGCGCGCTGCCGCCGCCCAGGCCGACGACCACATCGAACGCATCGCCACGGTAGCGAGCCACGGTATCGTCGACGAGTTGCGGTGAGGGCTCCCCTGCTACGCGCACCTGGTCCCAGGTGAAGCCGCGGGCGCGCAGCGTCTCGCACAGCCACGCGCCCTCGGCGGACGTGTCGAAGGATGACTTCCCGGTCACGAGCAGCACGCGCGTGCCGTAGGCGCCGGCGATGTCGGGCAACCGGCGCAGGCTGCCGGCTCCGAATTCGATGCGCGGCAGGCGCGCGAGGGAGAAGGGAGCGATCATGGTCGATGGGTCGGCTTGGTCTCCAGCGTCGCATCCGCGGTGCTCGCGCGCGCCGCGGCGAGTTCCTCGGCCAGGTCGAAGAGCGACATCGCGTAGTTGACGCTGCGGTTGTAGCGGGTGATGACGTAGAAATTGGTGAAGCCGAGAAAGTAGAGCGGGCCCTCCTCGCCCTGCAGGCGCACAAGTGCAGCCTCGGTGGTGCCGGGCTCCGTCGCCCCCGCCTGCGGGCGGATTCCGGCCTCGGCGAGCGACTCCACGCTGACCTTCGGTTCGAGTCCCATGTCGACGAACTCGTCGACACGGTCGCCCTGCGCATCGGCCGGCACCGCGACCAGCCCGCCGGGCTTCCAGCCGAAGGCGTTCATGTAGTTGGCAACGCTGCCGATCGCGTCCGCGCTTCGCGACAGATCCGGCCGCCCACTGCCGTCGAAATTCACTGCGTATTTCCTGTAGCTCGAAGGCATGAACTGCGCAATGCCCATAGCTCCGGCATAGGACCCGCGTGGTTGCAGCGGGTCGATGCCGTACTCACGCGCGAGCAGCAGAAACTGTTCGAGCTCGCCGCGAAAGTACTCCGCCCGCGGCGGCCAGTCGAAGGCCAGCGTGTAGAGCGCATCGAGCACGCGAAACTTGCCCGTGTCGCGCCCGTAGTTGGTCTCGACGCCGAGGGTGGCGACGATGATCTCCTGCGGCACGCCATAGCGCTCGCTGGCGCGTGCGACGGTCGCAGCGTTGTCCGACCAGAACTCGAGCCCGTCAGCGACGCGCAGGGGATTCACGTACCGCGGACGGTATTCGAA is part of the Betaproteobacteria bacterium genome and encodes:
- the mltB gene encoding lytic murein transglycosylase B; the protein is MSERHGFNASALRRLLAKARTQDAILRAMARPGTARPWFEYRPRYVNPLRVADGLEFWSDNAATVARASERYGVPQEIIVATLGVETNYGRDTGKFRVLDALYTLAFDWPPRAEYFRGELEQFLLLAREYGIDPLQPRGSYAGAMGIAQFMPSSYRKYAVNFDGSGRPDLSRSADAIGSVANYMNAFGWKPGGLVAVPADAQGDRVDEFVDMGLEPKVSVESLAEAGIRPQAGATEPGTTEAALVRLQGEEGPLYFLGFTNFYVITRYNRSVNYAMSLFDLAEELAAARASTADATLETKPTHRP
- a CDS encoding iron-containing alcohol dehydrogenase, which encodes MIAPFSLARLPRIEFGAGSLRRLPDIAGAYGTRVLLVTGKSSFDTSAEGAWLCETLRARGFTWDQVRVAGEPSPQLVDDTVARYRGDAFDVVVGLGGGSALDAAKAIAGLLRPGNSVMDHLEGVGPELPYRGPATPFIAVPTTAGTGSEATKNAVLSVHGATGFKKSFRDERLVAEWAIVDPDLLAGCPPALIAADGMDAFTQLLESFVSLRANPFTDALARSGIAAVKDGLIEWFEGGAQAARARERMAYASLLSGICLAQTGLGSVHGLAAPLGAFFPIPHGVACGTTVSAATHVNITALLGRDPDSAALSKYAEIGRCLAATAELDDDAARVELVAVLERWQRALDLPRLSHYGVHADDVPRIVAASRGSSMKTNPIVLTDAEVAAIVTARL
- a CDS encoding phosphoglycerate dehydrogenase, translated to MNRYQVLTLNHISSHGLRRLPAPRYAVGKTAERPDAILVRSHSMHEMAIPPSVRAIGRAGAGTNNIPVPEMSRRGVPVFNAPGANANAVKELVLAALLMAARNVVPALGYVGALGDSADLEKQVEDGKKRFAGVELVHRSLGIVGLGAIGGLVADTALKLGMKVVGFDPDITVDAAWRLPSSVRKAATIEELLQQSDFVTLHVPLLPATRHMIDEKRLAAMKHGATLLNFARDALVDEHAAVAALRAHRLKCYVTDFPAAALLHEPGVVALPHLGASTAEAEENCAVMVIDQVREYLENGTILNAVNFPNVDMARESPYRVAIANANVPNMLGQISTAMANGGLNIHNMVNKSRGEMAYTLVDVDSPVHDELIRAIAAIDGVLSVRAIPAEDAG